From a single Nicotiana tabacum cultivar K326 chromosome 8, ASM71507v2, whole genome shotgun sequence genomic region:
- the LOC107795139 gene encoding dof zinc finger protein DOF5.6-like: MGITSLQVCMDSSNWLQDTVHEETELDSSSSPSGDIFTCSRPLIERKLRPQHDQPLKCPRCDSTHTKFCYYNNYSLTQPRYFCKSCRRYWTKGGTLRNIPVGGGCRKNKKVSSKKLSNENATNYQNPGSSSSSISNFPEMAFSHFTNFMGNNNPSNFMLENPAPIDFMESKYETLVGSSRNQDFLVNVDQLGMINGYGDINGIAPNFHAGLCSTFGLPMEGNIMNYDGQNAIDVKPNPKVLSLEWHDQGCSNSGNKESFGYFNGGLGSWTGLMNNGYGSSGTNPLV, from the coding sequence GACACAGTTCACGAAGAAACTGAACTggattcttcttcttcaccatcTGGTGACATTTTCACATGCTCAAGGCCTTTAATAGAAAGAAAGCTAAGACCCCAACATGACCAACCTCTCAAATGCCCTAGGTGTGATTCAACACACACCAAATTCTGTTACTACAACAATTACAGCCTTACTCAGCCTAGGTACTTTTGCAAATCATGTCGAAGGTACTGGACTAAAGGAGGTACTCTAAGAAATATTCCTGTTGGAGGTGGATGTAGAAAGAACAAGAAAGTTTCTTCCAAGAAATTGTCTAATGAAAATGCTACTAATTACCAAAATCCTGGATCATCCTCATCTTCTATTTCTAATTTCCCAGAAATGGCATTTTCCCACTTCACCAACTTTATGGGAAATAATAATCCTAGTAACTTTATGCTTGAAAATCCTGCACCTATTGATTTTATGGAGAGCAAGTATGAAACTTTGGTGgggagttcaagaaatcaagatTTTCTTGTGAATGTTGATCAGCTAGGCATGATTAATGGATATGGTGACATTAATGGAATTGCACCAAATTTTCATGCAGGGCTATGTTCTACATTTGGATTGCCTATGGAGGGGAACATCATGAATTATGATGGGCAAAATGCAATTGATGTGAAGCCAAATCCTAAGGTTTTGTCACTTGAATGGCATGATCAAGGCTGCTCTAATTCTGGGAATAAAGAATCTTTTGGCTACTTTAATGGAGGACTAGGGTCTTGGACTGGCTTAATGAATAATGGTTATGGATCATCTGGGACGAACCCTTTGGTTTAA